From the Opitutia bacterium genome, one window contains:
- a CDS encoding general secretion pathway protein GspK, whose translation MELGPSGARARQRGAVIVLVLVTVLLAAFLLTAFIRRSGTELLADARSANMKSLRADAYSALETALAVLADFRAVDGALRSPAEGWEDPLTDTGFTPAAGREVAVSFEDESAKLSLPNAGETEIQTMLEFAGVERNQAERLSHVLHAWAHDAPKDAAVDMDVPDYGAATPAYQPAHRALRSWGELAAVELNEHVFFDEAGRPTPVFDAFRQEVSLLSFRRVNLNAARAGVLTALGLGSSEVQSLQDYRARPKPKGETGVFRSITEANTIMGASVTGDHYGTNIEALRINVEVRQGQVVYRLSAVVSAGANASAPQRRNEATKPGGVETAPPPERKALNYPFTVLEIKENSEPTAPEASPTS comes from the coding sequence TTGGAACTTGGTCCCTCTGGCGCGCGTGCGCGCCAGCGCGGTGCCGTCATCGTGCTCGTGCTCGTCACCGTGCTGCTCGCGGCGTTTCTCCTTACGGCGTTCATCCGCCGGAGCGGCACCGAGCTGCTCGCCGATGCGCGCTCGGCGAACATGAAGAGCCTGCGCGCCGACGCTTATTCCGCGCTCGAGACCGCGCTCGCCGTGCTGGCCGATTTCCGCGCGGTCGACGGCGCCTTGCGCAGCCCCGCTGAAGGATGGGAGGATCCGCTCACCGACACCGGTTTCACGCCCGCTGCCGGTCGCGAGGTCGCGGTGTCGTTCGAGGACGAGTCGGCCAAGCTCTCGCTGCCCAACGCCGGCGAGACCGAGATCCAGACGATGCTCGAATTCGCCGGCGTGGAGCGCAACCAGGCGGAACGCCTCAGCCACGTGCTGCACGCGTGGGCGCATGACGCGCCGAAGGATGCCGCAGTCGATATGGACGTGCCCGACTACGGCGCCGCGACACCGGCCTACCAGCCCGCGCACCGCGCGCTCCGGTCTTGGGGCGAACTCGCCGCGGTTGAACTCAACGAACACGTCTTCTTCGACGAGGCCGGCCGGCCCACGCCGGTCTTCGACGCGTTTCGGCAGGAGGTGTCGTTGCTCTCGTTCCGCCGCGTGAACCTCAACGCCGCGCGCGCCGGCGTCCTCACCGCGCTCGGCCTCGGCAGCTCCGAGGTGCAGTCGTTGCAGGATTACCGCGCCCGCCCGAAACCGAAGGGCGAGACCGGCGTCTTCCGTTCCATCACCGAAGCCAACACCATCATGGGCGCGAGCGTCACCGGCGACCACTATGGCACCAACATCGAGGCGCTGCGCATCAACGTCGAGGTCCGGCAGGGCCAGGTGGTTTACCGGCTGAGCGCGGTGGTTTCCGCCGGAGCCAACGCCTCCGCTCCCCAGCGCCGCAACGAGGCGACCAAGCCGGGTGGCGTCGAAACCGCCCCGCCGCCTGAGCGTAAAGCCTTGAACTACCCCTTCACCGTGCTCGAAATTAAGGAGAACAGCGAACCAACCGCGCCCGAAGCGAGTCCCACGAGCTGA
- a CDS encoding prepilin-type N-terminal cleavage/methylation domain-containing protein yields the protein MRRAFTLVEVLVGLAILAIAAIVLGAAYANTLGAHAAIAQRASGGSSMDFLRDTVLNEPEREKIEKGGDMSLPDDRRLRWEAKVEEVAVPDLFKVTLTTRTSGGTMKSEEEATETLMVLRPTWSDPQRREQLRSDWRAAREKAKETIAR from the coding sequence ATGCGCCGCGCCTTTACCCTCGTCGAAGTGCTGGTCGGCCTCGCCATCCTCGCGATCGCCGCGATCGTGCTCGGCGCCGCCTACGCCAACACCCTCGGCGCGCACGCCGCCATCGCCCAGCGCGCGTCCGGCGGCTCTTCGATGGATTTCCTGCGCGACACCGTGCTCAACGAGCCCGAACGCGAGAAAATCGAGAAGGGCGGGGACATGTCGTTGCCCGACGATCGCCGCCTGCGCTGGGAAGCCAAAGTCGAGGAGGTCGCCGTGCCCGATCTCTTCAAGGTCACGCTCACGACCCGCACGAGCGGTGGCACCATGAAGAGCGAGGAAGAGGCCACCGAGACCCTCATGGTTCTCCGGCCGACGTGGAGCGACCCGCAACGCCGCGAGCAACTCCGCTCCGACTGGCGCGCCGCCCGCGAGAAGGCCAAGGAGACGATCGCGCGATGA
- a CDS encoding prepilin-type N-terminal cleavage/methylation domain-containing protein — translation MPRGNAHVRAFTLVEVLLVLALIALFAAIFIPGVNSMLAQMDERGPDQIASEAVLAARTIALESGRATELAYDAEKRQLLWGESGARSDVLPVGVVLDLLPMEAGGSILLGGELTENQEPLKRVRFFPDGTCQPFRLRLRAGADAKPRVLIVDPWTCALSPAPTKT, via the coding sequence ATGCCACGCGGTAACGCCCACGTTCGCGCCTTCACCCTCGTCGAGGTTCTGCTCGTCCTCGCGCTCATCGCGCTGTTCGCGGCGATCTTCATTCCCGGGGTGAACTCGATGCTCGCGCAGATGGACGAGCGCGGGCCCGACCAGATCGCCAGCGAAGCCGTCCTCGCCGCGCGCACCATCGCCCTCGAGTCCGGCCGCGCCACCGAGCTCGCCTACGACGCCGAGAAGCGCCAGCTCCTCTGGGGCGAGAGCGGCGCGCGCAGCGATGTCCTGCCGGTCGGCGTCGTCCTCGATCTCCTCCCCATGGAGGCTGGCGGCAGCATTCTCCTTGGCGGCGAACTCACCGAGAATCAGGAACCGTTGAAGCGCGTGCGCTTTTTCCCCGACGGCACCTGCCAGCCCTTCCGCCTGCGCCTCCGGGCCGGCGCCGACGCCAAGCCGCGCGTGCTCATCGTCGATCCGTGGACGTGCGCGCTGAGCCCGGCCCCGACCAAGACCTGA
- the gspG gene encoding type II secretion system major pseudopilin GspG, giving the protein MNLRKARAAFTLVEILLALAIVGLLVGLAVTNADKILGGSQESVAKIFVRDALKTSLTRYKIDVGDYPSTTEGLAALLAAPANKADRWRGPYADAPNGKLPADPWGEQYRYRFPGTKNKGSFDLYSVGPDHADGTEDDIGNW; this is encoded by the coding sequence ATGAATCTGCGAAAAGCTCGCGCCGCGTTCACGCTCGTCGAAATCCTCCTCGCCCTCGCCATCGTGGGCCTGCTCGTCGGCCTCGCGGTGACGAATGCCGACAAAATCCTCGGCGGCAGCCAGGAGTCCGTGGCCAAGATCTTCGTCCGCGACGCGCTCAAGACCTCGCTCACCCGCTACAAGATCGACGTCGGCGATTACCCCTCGACCACCGAAGGCCTCGCCGCGCTTCTCGCCGCCCCGGCCAACAAGGCCGATCGCTGGCGGGGCCCCTACGCCGACGCGCCGAACGGCAAGCTCCCGGCCGATCCGTGGGGCGAGCAATATCGCTACCGGTTTCCCGGCACCAAGAACAAGGGCAGCTTCGACCTCTATTCCGTCGGACCCGATCACGCCGACGGCACCGAGGACGACATCGGCAATTGGTGA
- a CDS encoding DUF481 domain-containing protein: MTARENLQRLVSLFLLTFVLVLPARAASWVLANGDRLTGTLVRESADELEIQHAQLGTLRIPRSALAPTASPVTAAAIAKVPTAPAGTPAARNDKVIPKWTRQIELGYSTQDGAKTKRDLTARFQIEGHDNRSNSYRATASALRSEANGVVTADRQLADFRWRHDFSKRLFTQSLTTYSSDDLKQINYSVEQQLGGGYKILDAPKQQVNVGLGAVLQRLSRDDFEDYTALLGSAFQDYTLQWDKRFKFTQEATVFLADSPNMSARGGRSTFTGAPSDGNFRVKFNAALQSRMTERVSLNLRYEVDYDHSVPDPNYRSDSRLTSSLGYAW; encoded by the coding sequence ATGACCGCCCGGGAAAATCTCCAACGCCTCGTCTCTCTCTTCCTGCTCACGTTCGTCCTCGTGCTTCCAGCCCGCGCGGCCAGCTGGGTGCTGGCCAACGGCGACCGCCTCACCGGCACGCTCGTGCGCGAGTCGGCCGACGAGCTCGAAATCCAGCACGCCCAGCTCGGCACGTTGAGGATCCCGCGCTCCGCACTCGCGCCCACGGCCAGCCCCGTCACCGCCGCCGCGATCGCCAAGGTGCCCACCGCGCCCGCCGGCACGCCGGCCGCGCGCAACGACAAGGTGATCCCGAAATGGACGCGCCAGATCGAACTCGGCTACTCGACACAGGACGGCGCCAAGACGAAGCGCGATCTCACCGCGCGCTTCCAGATCGAGGGCCACGACAACCGCTCCAACAGCTACCGCGCCACCGCGAGCGCCCTCCGCTCCGAGGCCAACGGCGTCGTCACCGCCGACCGCCAGCTCGCCGATTTCCGCTGGCGTCACGACTTCAGCAAGCGCCTCTTCACGCAGTCGCTCACCACCTATTCCTCCGACGATCTCAAGCAGATCAACTACAGCGTCGAGCAACAGCTCGGCGGCGGCTACAAGATCCTCGACGCACCGAAGCAGCAGGTGAACGTCGGCCTCGGCGCCGTGCTCCAACGCCTCTCGCGCGACGACTTCGAGGACTACACCGCGCTCCTCGGCTCGGCGTTCCAGGACTACACGCTCCAGTGGGACAAGCGCTTCAAGTTCACCCAGGAAGCCACCGTCTTCCTCGCCGACTCGCCCAACATGTCCGCGCGCGGCGGCCGTTCCACCTTCACCGGCGCGCCTTCCGATGGGAATTTCCGCGTGAAGTTCAACGCCGCCCTCCAGTCGCGCATGACCGAGCGCGTTTCGCTCAACCTCCGCTACGAAGTCGACTACGACCACTCGGTCCCCGATCCGAATTATCGCTCCGATTCCCGCCTGACCTCCTCGCTCGGCTACGCGTGGTGA
- a CDS encoding pyrophosphate--fructose-6-phosphate 1-phosphotransferase, translated as MKKPRKVAILTAGGLAPCLSAAVGELILQYTAAAPEIEIICYRSGYKGLLLGDSILVTDDMRAQAGILRRYGGSPIGNSRVRLTNVDDCVKRGLVKPGQDPRAVAAKQLKKDKVDILHTIGGDDTNTAAADLAAYLKKNGYKLTVVGLPKTIDNDIVPIRQSLGALTAAEQGARFFQNVVSEHGASSRMLIVHEIMGRHSGWLTAATTREYLRFVEGGRFLPGLGLHEERWSVHGVYLPEMEFDLHAESDRLRAVMDRLGNVNLFVSEGACVETVIAEMTARGESIERDPFGHVKLDKINVGSWFGKRFATMIGAEKVLVQKSGYFARSAAANDADLVLIARCVEHAVECALRGESGLIGEDEEANGHLRPIEFNRVKGGKHFDLRTRWFQELLVTTGQKSGRRRKIA; from the coding sequence ATGAAGAAGCCACGCAAAGTCGCCATCCTCACTGCCGGTGGTCTCGCTCCCTGTTTGAGCGCCGCCGTCGGTGAACTCATCCTCCAATACACCGCCGCCGCGCCGGAGATTGAGATCATCTGCTACCGCTCCGGCTACAAGGGCCTCCTCTTGGGCGACTCCATCCTCGTCACCGACGACATGCGTGCGCAGGCCGGCATCCTCCGCCGCTACGGCGGCAGCCCCATCGGCAACTCCCGCGTGCGCCTCACCAACGTCGACGACTGCGTCAAACGCGGTCTCGTCAAACCCGGCCAGGACCCGCGCGCCGTCGCCGCCAAGCAGCTCAAGAAGGACAAGGTCGACATCCTCCACACCATCGGCGGCGACGACACCAACACCGCCGCCGCGGACCTCGCCGCCTACCTGAAGAAAAACGGTTACAAGCTCACTGTCGTCGGCCTGCCCAAGACGATCGACAACGACATCGTCCCCATCCGCCAATCCCTCGGCGCGCTCACCGCGGCGGAGCAGGGCGCCCGTTTCTTCCAGAATGTCGTCAGCGAGCACGGCGCCAGCTCGCGCATGCTCATCGTCCACGAAATCATGGGCCGCCACTCCGGCTGGCTCACGGCCGCGACCACGCGCGAATACCTCCGCTTTGTCGAGGGCGGCCGCTTCCTCCCCGGCCTCGGCCTGCACGAGGAGCGTTGGAGCGTCCACGGCGTTTACCTGCCCGAGATGGAGTTCGATCTCCACGCCGAGTCCGACCGCCTCCGCGCCGTCATGGACCGCCTCGGCAACGTGAACCTCTTCGTCTCCGAAGGCGCCTGCGTCGAGACCGTCATCGCCGAGATGACCGCGCGCGGCGAGTCGATCGAGCGTGACCCCTTCGGCCATGTGAAACTCGACAAGATCAACGTCGGCTCCTGGTTCGGCAAACGCTTCGCCACGATGATCGGCGCCGAGAAGGTGCTCGTGCAGAAGTCCGGCTATTTCGCCCGCTCCGCCGCCGCCAACGACGCCGACCTCGTGCTCATCGCCCGCTGCGTCGAGCACGCCGTCGAGTGCGCGCTCCGCGGCGAGTCCGGCCTCATCGGCGAGGACGAGGAAGCTAACGGCCACCTCCGTCCGATCGAGTTCAACCGCGTCAAGGGCGGCAAACACTTCGACCTGCGCACGCGCTGGTTTCAGGAACTGCTCGTGACGACCGGCCAGAAGTCCGGCCGTCGCCGCAAGATCGCCTGA
- the gltB gene encoding glutamate synthase large subunit, producing the protein MHSCGIPSPLYDPAFEHDACGVGFIARTDGHRTHDVLKHGLTALKALAHRGAIDADSSTGDGAGIMTQLPYELIRAHLVAQKVSVLPKDKDLAIAQLFLPRENDLAQAQIKKIFIEAVKEEGLGFVAWRDVPTDYSILGRKAADTRPMVLQAIIARLDDSSDDDFERHLYLAQKMAERRCNEARLDGFYVCSCSSRTIVYKGLLNAPEVRRFFPDLRDTRYTTAFTIFHQRYSTNTFPTWHLAQPFRLMAHNGEINTIRGNRVRMQAREKAMAGGVWGGRFADLHPIVQPGMSDSASFDNVLQVLALGGRSALHSMMMMAPLAWEQNPRLSEDARGFFQYHSLFMEPWDGPAALVFSDGKIVGATLDRNGLRPARFKLYDDGHILLASETGLVPNLPGQVVMSGRLGPGRMIAVDLERQRLLMDEDIKKEVAEKPVFRDWCSRHLINLQKFAATSPENEVITPPAAYTASVLQQQLAFGYDTEELELVLGSLAVGVEPTGSMGDDTPLAVLSRRPKLLYSYFKQLFAQVTNPPIDSIREKSVMSLGAALGPRLSLFDTGLSPTGVLTLDSPLIFDHELEALYAVPLFRNAVVRLSVLFDANAGPDALANAVHDLAHRAFNAVENQGAKIIILSDKGLAPDKAAIPMLLAVGAVQHRLIRGGLRLKCDIVAETGEARDVHHIACLSGYGANAINPYLALATVRELATQGKLATPAKPADAEKNYKKALEAGLLKVLARMGISTLASYRGAQIFEAIGIGGKVIEECFGGTPSPIGGIGYRQIADEVLRRHERAFPRMNNAASEAEATPAPATELPNDGYYKVNKKGDGEFHGWNPKVVAGMHKFLKGAAPEDYKVFSQTSDEHPPVTIKDLLKIRFPAGGLPLEEVESIEDIRRRFTTAGMSLGALSPEAHETLAIAMNRIGGKSNSGEGGEDPERFGLRENGDSANSAIKQVASGRFGVTAEYLANAREIEIKMAQGAKPGEGGQLPGHKVSPLIAKLRFSVPGVTLISPPPHHDIYSIEDLAQLILDLKEVNPRAKVCVKLVSSSGVGTIAAGVAKAYADVVLISGHEGGTGASPLGSIKNAGSDWVLGLAEAHQVLMMNGLRNRVTLRTDGGMKTGRDIVIAAILGAEEFNFGTAALIAAGCAMFRVCHLNTCPVGVATQRDDLRAKFRGKPENVIAYFNAVAEEVRHYLARLGAHTLNDVIGRPELLEQIDDPANPKTRFINLSGVLHNVDPTGQLDRFHTRERNERFGSEGSLDEFIIQEARHVVAGRAGRFSGTYKVTNESRCLGTHLSGQIAYLRGSSSPLAPRTIDLKFNGTAGQSFGTFLVPGVRLTLTGEGNDYVGKGMSGGEIVIRPRSDEIFAWETNVLIGNTCLYGATGGLLFAAGWAGERFAVRNSGAIAVVEGVGDHGCEYMTRGTVVVLGRTGLNFGAGMSGGLAFVYDKLDTLPKRYNNQMVTLERLTNDDEAESLRKLISDHAASTGSPHAQRILEQWRESVKLFWKVVPNAPTPDAPKQFYRYEPVQVFAEHEAALG; encoded by the coding sequence ATGCATTCCTGCGGTATCCCTTCGCCCCTCTACGATCCGGCGTTTGAACACGACGCCTGCGGTGTCGGCTTCATTGCGCGCACCGACGGCCACCGGACTCACGACGTTCTGAAGCACGGGTTGACCGCACTCAAAGCCCTCGCGCACCGCGGCGCAATCGACGCCGACTCCTCCACCGGCGACGGCGCCGGCATCATGACGCAGCTGCCCTACGAACTCATCCGCGCGCACCTCGTCGCGCAGAAGGTCAGCGTGCTGCCGAAGGACAAGGATCTCGCCATCGCGCAGCTGTTTCTCCCGCGCGAAAACGACCTCGCGCAGGCGCAGATCAAAAAGATTTTCATCGAAGCGGTGAAGGAGGAGGGCCTCGGCTTCGTCGCGTGGCGCGATGTGCCCACCGACTACTCGATCCTCGGTCGCAAGGCCGCCGACACGCGCCCGATGGTGCTGCAGGCGATCATCGCGCGCCTCGACGATTCGAGCGACGACGATTTTGAGCGCCACCTTTACCTCGCGCAGAAGATGGCCGAACGCCGCTGCAACGAGGCGCGCCTCGACGGCTTCTACGTCTGCTCGTGCTCGTCGCGCACGATCGTCTACAAGGGCCTGCTCAACGCGCCCGAGGTCCGCCGCTTCTTCCCCGACCTGCGCGACACGCGCTACACGACGGCATTCACGATCTTCCACCAGCGCTACTCGACCAACACGTTCCCGACGTGGCACCTCGCGCAGCCGTTCCGCCTCATGGCGCACAACGGCGAGATCAACACCATCCGCGGCAACCGCGTGCGCATGCAGGCGCGCGAGAAGGCGATGGCCGGCGGCGTGTGGGGCGGGCGCTTCGCCGATCTGCACCCGATCGTGCAACCGGGCATGTCTGACTCCGCGTCGTTCGACAACGTCCTCCAAGTGCTCGCGCTCGGCGGACGCTCCGCGCTGCACTCGATGATGATGATGGCGCCGCTCGCGTGGGAACAGAACCCGCGCCTCAGCGAAGACGCCCGCGGCTTCTTCCAATACCACTCGCTCTTCATGGAGCCGTGGGACGGTCCCGCCGCGCTCGTGTTCTCCGACGGCAAGATCGTCGGCGCCACGCTCGACCGCAACGGCCTGCGCCCCGCGCGCTTCAAGCTCTACGACGACGGCCACATCCTCCTCGCCTCGGAAACCGGCCTCGTGCCGAACCTCCCCGGCCAGGTCGTCATGTCCGGTCGTCTCGGGCCCGGCCGCATGATCGCGGTCGACCTCGAGCGCCAGCGCCTGCTGATGGACGAGGACATCAAGAAGGAAGTCGCCGAGAAGCCCGTCTTCCGCGACTGGTGCTCGCGCCACCTGATCAATCTCCAGAAGTTCGCCGCGACCTCGCCGGAGAACGAAGTCATCACGCCGCCCGCCGCCTACACGGCCTCGGTGCTCCAGCAGCAACTCGCGTTCGGCTACGACACCGAGGAGCTCGAACTCGTGCTCGGCTCGCTCGCCGTCGGCGTCGAGCCCACCGGCTCGATGGGCGACGACACGCCGCTCGCCGTCCTCTCGCGCCGCCCGAAGCTCCTCTACAGCTACTTCAAGCAGCTCTTCGCGCAGGTCACGAATCCGCCCATCGATTCCATCCGCGAGAAGTCCGTCATGTCGCTCGGCGCCGCCCTCGGCCCGCGCCTGAGCTTGTTCGACACCGGCCTGTCGCCGACCGGCGTGCTCACGCTGGATTCACCGCTGATCTTCGATCACGAACTCGAAGCGCTCTACGCGGTGCCGCTGTTCCGCAACGCTGTTGTCCGTCTCTCCGTCCTCTTCGACGCCAACGCCGGACCCGACGCGCTGGCCAACGCGGTGCACGACCTCGCGCACCGCGCGTTCAACGCCGTGGAAAACCAAGGCGCGAAGATCATCATCCTGTCCGATAAGGGCCTCGCGCCCGACAAGGCCGCGATCCCGATGCTCCTCGCCGTCGGCGCCGTGCAGCACCGCCTCATCCGTGGCGGCCTGCGCCTGAAGTGCGACATCGTTGCCGAGACCGGCGAGGCGCGCGACGTCCACCACATCGCCTGCCTCAGCGGCTACGGCGCCAACGCCATCAATCCTTACCTCGCGCTCGCGACCGTCCGCGAACTCGCCACGCAAGGGAAGCTCGCGACGCCCGCGAAGCCGGCCGACGCCGAGAAGAACTACAAGAAGGCGCTCGAGGCCGGCCTCTTGAAGGTCCTCGCCCGCATGGGCATCAGCACGCTCGCCAGCTACCGCGGCGCGCAAATTTTCGAAGCCATCGGCATCGGCGGCAAAGTCATCGAGGAGTGCTTCGGCGGCACGCCCTCGCCGATCGGCGGCATCGGCTATCGCCAGATCGCCGACGAAGTGTTGCGCCGCCACGAGCGCGCCTTCCCGCGCATGAACAACGCCGCCTCCGAGGCGGAAGCCACGCCCGCGCCCGCGACCGAGTTGCCGAACGACGGCTACTACAAGGTCAACAAGAAGGGTGACGGCGAGTTCCACGGCTGGAATCCGAAGGTCGTCGCCGGCATGCACAAATTCCTCAAGGGCGCCGCGCCCGAGGACTACAAGGTCTTCTCGCAAACTTCCGACGAGCATCCGCCGGTCACGATCAAGGACCTGCTCAAGATCCGTTTCCCCGCCGGCGGCCTGCCGCTCGAGGAAGTCGAATCCATCGAGGACATCCGCCGCCGTTTCACCACGGCCGGCATGTCGCTCGGCGCGCTCTCGCCCGAAGCCCACGAGACGCTCGCCATCGCCATGAACCGCATCGGCGGCAAGTCGAACTCGGGCGAGGGCGGTGAGGACCCCGAGCGCTTCGGCCTCCGCGAAAACGGCGACAGCGCCAACAGCGCGATCAAGCAAGTCGCGTCCGGCCGCTTCGGCGTCACCGCCGAATACCTCGCCAACGCGCGCGAAATCGAAATCAAGATGGCGCAGGGCGCGAAGCCCGGCGAAGGCGGCCAGTTGCCCGGCCACAAGGTCTCGCCGCTCATCGCGAAGCTCCGCTTCTCCGTCCCCGGCGTCACGCTCATCTCGCCGCCGCCGCACCACGACATCTATTCCATCGAGGACCTCGCGCAGCTGATTCTCGACCTCAAGGAAGTGAATCCGCGCGCCAAGGTCTGCGTGAAGCTCGTCTCGTCCTCCGGCGTCGGCACGATCGCCGCCGGCGTCGCCAAGGCTTACGCGGACGTCGTCCTTATCTCCGGCCACGAAGGTGGCACGGGCGCCTCGCCGCTCGGCTCGATCAAGAACGCCGGCTCCGACTGGGTCCTCGGCCTCGCCGAGGCGCACCAGGTTCTGATGATGAACGGCCTTCGCAATCGCGTGACGCTGCGCACCGACGGCGGCATGAAGACCGGCCGCGATATCGTCATCGCCGCCATCCTCGGCGCTGAGGAGTTCAACTTCGGCACCGCCGCGCTCATCGCGGCCGGTTGCGCGATGTTCCGCGTCTGCCATCTCAACACGTGCCCGGTCGGCGTCGCCACGCAGCGCGACGACCTGCGCGCGAAGTTTCGCGGCAAGCCCGAGAACGTCATCGCCTACTTCAACGCCGTCGCCGAGGAAGTCCGCCACTACCTCGCCCGCCTCGGCGCGCACACGCTCAACGACGTCATCGGCCGCCCCGAGCTGCTCGAGCAGATCGACGACCCGGCGAACCCGAAGACGCGTTTCATCAATCTCTCCGGCGTGCTCCACAACGTCGACCCGACCGGCCAGCTCGATCGCTTCCACACGCGCGAGCGCAACGAGCGCTTCGGCTCCGAGGGTTCGCTCGACGAATTCATCATCCAGGAAGCGCGCCACGTCGTCGCCGGCCGCGCGGGCCGTTTCAGCGGCACCTACAAGGTCACCAACGAATCGCGCTGCCTCGGCACGCACCTCTCGGGCCAGATCGCCTACCTGCGCGGCAGCTCCAGCCCGCTCGCGCCGCGCACGATCGACTTGAAGTTCAACGGCACCGCCGGCCAGAGCTTCGGCACGTTCCTCGTCCCCGGCGTGCGCCTCACGCTCACCGGCGAGGGCAACGACTACGTCGGCAAGGGCATGAGCGGCGGCGAAATCGTCATCCGTCCGCGCAGCGACGAGATCTTCGCTTGGGAAACCAACGTCCTCATCGGCAACACCTGCCTCTACGGCGCGACGGGCGGCTTGCTCTTCGCGGCGGGGTGGGCGGGCGAGCGCTTCGCCGTCCGCAATTCCGGCGCGATCGCCGTCGTCGAGGGCGTGGGCGACCACGGCTGCGAATACATGACGCGCGGCACGGTTGTCGTGCTCGGCCGCACCGGCCTGAACTTCGGCGCCGGCATGAGCGGCGGTCTCGCCTTCGTCTACGACAAGCTCGATACGCTGCCCAAGCGCTACAACAACCAGATGGTCACGCTCGAACGCCTGACGAACGACGACGAGGCCGAATCGCTCCGCAAGCTCATCAGCGACCACGCTGCCTCGACCGGTTCGCCGCACGCGCAGCGCATCCTCGAGCAGTGGCGCGAGAGCGTGAAGCTATTCTGGAAAGTCGTGCCGAACGCGCCGACGCCCGACGCGCCCAAGCAGTTCTACCGCTACGAGCCCGTGCAAGTCTTCGCCGAGCACGAAGCCGCGCTCGGCTGA
- the pheA gene encoding prephenate dehydratase codes for MKKELAAIRTRIDTIDERVVKLLNDRLRLAQRIGEVKRGARGRIYVAEREADVLRRVAATNKGGVLKPAALQAIYREIMSAALALEKPLVIAYLGPEATYTHAAALKKFGRSVDYRPMPSLADVFTAVEKGEADYGVVPIENSTEGTVRDSLDLFVETPLKIVAELQLEIEHTLLSREPLEKITRVYSKDQALAQCRRWLQRHLPHAQLVDVDSTALGVQRAAKEKGAAAVGPRLAGERYGVPAVAQRIQDQKNNTSRFGILGREPSGVVGHGHDKTSLLVSLRHEPGALLRALTPFHKRKLNLTRIESRPSRLRPWDYIFFLDVSGHYEEPAMQAALGDLRKQCPLVKWLGSYPAAKAV; via the coding sequence ATGAAAAAAGAACTCGCCGCCATCCGCACGCGCATTGACACCATCGACGAGCGTGTCGTGAAGCTCCTCAACGATCGCCTCCGTCTCGCCCAACGCATCGGCGAAGTGAAACGCGGCGCTCGCGGTCGCATCTATGTGGCCGAGCGCGAGGCCGACGTGCTCCGCCGCGTCGCCGCCACCAACAAGGGCGGCGTGCTCAAACCCGCCGCGCTCCAAGCCATCTACCGCGAGATCATGTCCGCCGCGCTCGCGTTGGAAAAGCCGCTCGTCATCGCCTACCTCGGACCCGAGGCGACCTACACCCACGCCGCGGCTTTGAAGAAATTCGGCCGCAGCGTCGACTACCGCCCGATGCCGTCGCTCGCCGACGTGTTCACCGCGGTGGAAAAGGGCGAGGCCGACTACGGCGTCGTGCCGATCGAGAATTCCACCGAGGGCACCGTGCGCGATTCGCTCGACCTGTTCGTCGAGACGCCGCTGAAGATCGTCGCGGAACTCCAGCTCGAGATCGAACACACGCTCCTCTCGCGCGAGCCGTTGGAGAAGATCACCCGCGTCTACTCGAAAGACCAAGCGCTCGCCCAATGTCGCCGCTGGCTCCAGCGGCACCTGCCGCACGCGCAGCTCGTCGATGTCGACAGCACCGCGCTCGGCGTGCAGCGCGCCGCGAAGGAGAAGGGCGCCGCCGCCGTCGGTCCGCGCCTCGCCGGCGAACGCTACGGCGTGCCCGCGGTCGCGCAGCGCATCCAGGATCAGAAGAACAACACCTCGCGCTTCGGCATCCTCGGTCGCGAGCCGTCGGGCGTGGTCGGCCACGGCCACGACAAGACGAGTCTCCTCGTTTCACTCCGGCATGAGCCCGGCGCGTTGCTGCGGGCGTTGACGCCGTTCCACAAGCGGAAGCTCAACCTCACGCGCATCGAGTCGCGCCCGAGCCGCCTGCGTCCGTGGGACTACATCTTCTTCCTCGACGTCTCCGGCCACTACGAAGAGCCCGCGATGCAAGCCGCGCTCGGCGATCTGCGGAAGCAGTGCCCGCTCGTCAAATGGCTCGGCAGCTACCCGGCGGCGAAAGCCGTCTAA